A genomic window from Salvia hispanica cultivar TCC Black 2014 chromosome 5, UniMelb_Shisp_WGS_1.0, whole genome shotgun sequence includes:
- the LOC125189589 gene encoding polygalacturonase-like: protein MATSKMFQILSHIFTLLFSINSSSKPYLQCSFLRCKSRRKIRLRQGLSSCLGRRLRLCLSGHHICATGKSLAFLNSNNTSINGLTSINSQMFHIVIHGCRDIKLQNIKISAPEESPNTDGIHIGLSSGVSVTNSRIATGDDCISMSPGTSNVFVQNVACGPGHGISIGSLGWVLNEAGVENVTVKSCVLSGTQNGVRIKTWARPSNGFVRNVHYEDHTMVNVMNPIIIDQNYCPSNKNCPNQSSGVKISGVTYKDIHGTSATETGVTLKCSKAEPCTGIKLDKVMLNYKNKAVATVCGNTVQTMDGVIKPLKCLS, encoded by the exons atggctacTTCAAAAATGTTCCAGATTCTCAGTCACATTTTTACACTACTTTTCAGCATTAATTCTAGCAGCAAACCCTATCTACAATGTTCTTTCCTACGGTGCAAAAGCCGACGGAAAATTCGACTGCGCCAAGGCCTTTCAAGCTGCTTGGGGCGCCGCTTGCGCCTCTGCCTCTCCGGCCACCATATATGTGCTACGGGGAAG TCACTGGCATTCCTCAATTCGAACAACACAAGCATCAACGGATTAACCTCCATAAACAGCCAAATGTTCCACATTGTCATCCACGGCTGCCGCGACATAAAACTCCAAAACATCAAAATCTCTGCGCCCGAAGAAAGCCCCAACACCGACGGAATTCACATTGGACTGTCGTCGGGAGTTTCTGTCACCAACTCCCGCATTGCCACCGGGGACGACTGCATCTCCATGAGTCCCGGAACCTCCAACGTGTTTGTTCAAAACGTCGCATGCGGCCCGGGCCACGGTATAAG CATTGGAAGTCTAGGGTGGGTTTTGAATGAAGCAGGAGTGGAAAATGTGACGGTGAAATCGTGTGTTTTGAGTGGGACCCAAAATGGTGTGAGAATCAAGACATGGGCAAGGCCTAGCAATGGATTTGTTAGAAATGTTCATTATGAGGATCACACTATGGTTAATGTTATGAACCCTATTATCATTGACCAGAATTACTGCCCCAGCAATAAAAATTGTCCCAATCAG TCGTCGGGTGTGAAGATTAGCGGTGTGACATATAAAGATATACATGGAACATCGGCGACGGAAACTGGAGTGACCTTGAAGTGTAGTAAAGCGGAGCCGTGCACCGGCATTAAATTGGATAAAGTAATGCTAAACTACAAGAATAAAGCGGTTGCTACTGTATGTGGAAACACCGTTCAGACAATGGATGGAGTAATCAAGCCACTGAAATGCCTTTCATAA
- the LOC125190484 gene encoding transmembrane protein 230-like yields MAYVDHAFSISDEDIMMESSYSFNNKPPIKEIALALSLLIFGLLGIVLGSLMAVNEVGGDRAHGTLFAILGGILFLPGFYYTRIAYYAYKGYKGFSFANIPPV; encoded by the exons ATGGCATATGTCGACCACGCGTTCTCGATTTCCGACGAGGACATCATGATGGAATCCTCATACAGTTTCAATAACAAGCCTCCCATCAAGGAGATCGCCCTCGCCCTGTCCCTCCTCATCTTCGGCTTGCTCGGAATCGTCCTAGGCTCCCTCATGGCCGTCAATGAAGTCGGCGGCGACCGCGCTCACG GGACTTTATTCGCCATACTAGGTGGAATTTTATTCCTTCCTGGATTCTACTATACACGGATTGCATACTATGCGTACAAAGGTTATAAAGGTTTCTCCTTTGCTAATATACCTCCTGTCTAG